One Calditrichia bacterium DNA window includes the following coding sequences:
- a CDS encoding PspC domain-containing protein encodes MNNKTQKLYRSKTDKYIGGVCGGLATYTGLESNMIRLLMVISVFVAGIGFVLYIAALLIVSENPNETEPERPERPETDKTFLWGIIFVSIGALILLREMDLFDLIFIDLPWSTIWAILLIAAGAALIYRQYQQKETQTEIAEIDPDAASSNASTSQKSTFDIYRSRSDKKISGVCAGIAKHFNVDPTLVRLGWVVLSIASKGLGVLIYFALVFILPEEESTEQTV; translated from the coding sequence ATGAATAACAAAACTCAGAAACTGTATCGTTCCAAAACCGATAAATACATCGGCGGGGTTTGCGGTGGATTAGCAACATACACCGGGCTGGAAAGCAATATGATTCGGCTGTTGATGGTCATCAGCGTGTTTGTCGCCGGTATCGGATTTGTTTTGTATATCGCCGCGTTGCTGATCGTTTCCGAAAACCCGAACGAAACAGAACCGGAACGCCCCGAGCGTCCGGAAACCGACAAAACCTTTTTGTGGGGCATTATTTTTGTCAGCATCGGCGCGTTAATTTTACTTCGCGAGATGGATTTATTTGACCTGATTTTTATCGATTTACCGTGGTCAACCATTTGGGCAATCCTGTTGATCGCCGCCGGTGCAGCGTTGATTTACCGGCAATATCAACAAAAAGAAACCCAAACAGAGATTGCCGAAATAGACCCGGATGCCGCATCGTCCAATGCTTCAACATCGCAAAAAAGCACATTCGATATCTATCGTTCCCGGAGCGACAAAAAAATCAGCGGTGTGTGCGCCGGAATAGCCAAACATTTTAACGTCGATCCGACACTCGTGCGGCTGGGTTGGGTGGTGCTGAGCATCGCCTCCAAAGGATTGGGCGTGCTGATTTATTTCGCGTTGGTATTTATACTTCCGGAAGAAGAATCGACCGAACAAACCGTTTGA